Proteins from one Bacteroides mediterraneensis genomic window:
- the clpX gene encoding ATP-dependent Clp protease ATP-binding subunit ClpX: protein MEDKKTSRNAKRRCSFCGRTEDEVGFLITGVNGCICDSCAEQAHEIVKEAMHQQGKGGPELNLSELPKPKDIKEFLDQYVIGQDDAKRYLAVAVYNHYKRLLQPKDKNEVEIEKSNIIMVGSTGTGKTLLARTIAKLLHVPFTIVDATVLTEAGYVGEDIESILTRLLQVADYNVEEAERGIVFIDEIDKIARKGDNPSITRDVSGEGVQQGLLKLLEGSVVNVPPQGGRKHPDQKMIPVNTKNILFICGGAFDGIERKIAQRLNTNVVGYSAAKEAVKIDRGNLMQYIAPQDLKSFGLIPEIIGRLPVLTYLNPLDRTALRNILTEPKNSIIKQYVKLFEMDGVKLEFEPDVFEYIVDKAIEYKLGARGLRSIVETIMNDVMFEIPSQHVDRFVVTLDYAKQQMGKANISRLQMA from the coding sequence TTGGAAGATAAAAAGACTTCAAGAAACGCTAAAAGACGATGCAGCTTTTGTGGTCGCACGGAGGATGAAGTGGGCTTCCTGATTACGGGAGTCAACGGATGTATTTGCGACAGTTGTGCGGAACAGGCGCATGAAATCGTGAAGGAGGCAATGCACCAGCAAGGTAAAGGAGGTCCTGAATTGAATTTGTCGGAACTTCCCAAACCGAAGGACATCAAGGAGTTCTTGGACCAGTATGTCATCGGGCAAGATGATGCGAAACGTTATCTGGCGGTGGCTGTGTATAACCATTACAAACGTTTGCTTCAGCCGAAGGACAAGAATGAGGTGGAGATTGAAAAATCGAACATCATTATGGTGGGAAGTACGGGTACTGGAAAAACCTTGCTGGCAAGAACCATTGCGAAACTGCTTCATGTGCCGTTTACGATAGTGGATGCTACGGTGCTGACCGAAGCCGGGTATGTGGGAGAGGATATCGAGAGTATTCTGACCCGTTTGCTTCAGGTGGCCGATTACAATGTGGAAGAAGCAGAAAGAGGGATTGTGTTTATTGATGAGATAGATAAGATTGCCCGTAAGGGAGACAATCCGTCGATTACGCGTGATGTAAGTGGTGAGGGAGTTCAGCAGGGCTTGCTGAAATTGTTGGAAGGCTCCGTGGTGAATGTGCCGCCTCAAGGAGGACGCAAGCATCCGGACCAGAAGATGATTCCGGTCAATACCAAGAATATTCTGTTTATTTGTGGGGGAGCTTTTGACGGTATTGAACGGAAAATAGCTCAGCGGTTGAACACCAACGTGGTGGGCTATAGTGCCGCAAAAGAAGCCGTGAAAATAGACCGTGGCAATTTGATGCAGTATATTGCTCCTCAAGACTTGAAATCGTTCGGATTGATTCCGGAAATCATTGGTCGTCTGCCGGTGCTGACTTATTTGAACCCGTTGGACCGTACGGCTTTGCGTAATATTCTTACAGAACCAAAGAACTCAATTATCAAACAGTATGTCAAGTTGTTTGAGATGGATGGCGTAAAGCTGGAGTTCGAACCGGATGTGTTTGAATATATTGTAGACAAGGCCATAGAGTATAAACTGGGAGCTCGTGGGTTACGCTCTATCGTGGAGACTATTATGAACGATGTCATGTTCGAAATACCCTCACAGCATGTGGACCGTTTTGTGGTGACATTGGATTATGCCAAGCAACAGATGGGAAAAGCTAACATTTCCCGTTTGCAAATGGCATAA
- the recQ gene encoding DNA helicase RecQ, with translation MAENISLSAALKKYFGFDTFKGNQEAIIRNLLSGKDTFVLMPTGGGKSLCYQLPSLLMDGTAIVISPLIALMKNQVDAMRNFSEEDGIAHFINSSLTKSATDQVKSDILAGKTKLLYVAPESLTKEENVDFLKHVKISFYAVDEAHCISEWGHDFRPEYRRIRPIINEIGKAPVIALTATATPKVKMDIQKNLGMTDAVEFKSSFNRPNLYYEVRAKTANVDKDIIKFIKQNEGKSGIIYCLSRKKVEELTEILQANGIKARAYHAGMDSATRNANQDAFLKEDIDVIVATIAFGMGIDKPDVRFVIHYDVPKSLEGYYQETGRAGRDGGEGQCITFYSNKDLQKLEKFMQGKPISEQEIGRQLLQETAAYAESSVCRRKILLHYFGEEYTEDNCGNCDNCLNPKKQVEAQDSLCAVIEAIIAVKENFKQDYIIDILLGKETSEVLAHKHEDLEVFGSGMGEEERLWNAVIRQALIAGYLAKDVENYGLLKVTPEGHKFLKKPKSFKIVEDADFDEEEVDETPMRSGASCAVDPVLYSMLKDLRKKMSKKLDVPPYVIFQDPSLEAMATIYPVTLEELQNIPGVGAGKAKRYGQEFCELIKKHCDENEIDRPEDLRVRTVANKSKLKVSIIQSIDRKVALDDIAVAKGIEFSELLDEIEAIVYSGTKLNIDYFLEEIMDEDHMQDIYDYFKESTTDKIDDAMDELGDDYTEDEIRLVRIKFISEMAN, from the coding sequence ATGGCGGAAAATATCAGTTTATCAGCAGCACTCAAAAAGTATTTTGGATTCGATACTTTTAAGGGGAACCAAGAGGCGATTATTCGGAACTTATTATCTGGGAAGGATACATTTGTATTAATGCCTACGGGAGGGGGAAAGTCTTTATGCTATCAGCTTCCTTCTTTGCTGATGGATGGAACTGCTATCGTGATTTCACCGCTGATTGCCCTGATGAAGAATCAGGTGGATGCCATGCGTAATTTTAGTGAAGAGGATGGAATTGCCCATTTTATCAATTCTTCGCTGACCAAATCGGCTACTGACCAGGTTAAATCGGATATCTTGGCTGGAAAAACAAAACTGCTTTACGTGGCACCTGAATCTTTGACAAAGGAAGAGAATGTGGACTTCCTGAAGCATGTGAAGATTTCATTTTATGCGGTGGATGAAGCGCATTGCATTTCGGAATGGGGACATGATTTCCGTCCGGAATATCGTAGGATTCGTCCGATTATTAACGAAATAGGAAAAGCTCCGGTAATCGCTTTGACTGCAACGGCTACTCCAAAGGTGAAAATGGATATCCAGAAGAATCTGGGGATGACTGATGCCGTAGAGTTCAAATCTTCCTTCAATCGTCCGAACCTGTACTATGAGGTACGTGCCAAGACGGCGAATGTGGACAAGGATATCATTAAATTCATTAAACAGAATGAAGGGAAGTCGGGTATTATTTATTGCTTGAGCCGGAAGAAGGTGGAAGAGCTGACCGAGATACTGCAGGCAAACGGTATTAAGGCGCGTGCTTATCATGCTGGAATGGACTCTGCAACCCGTAATGCGAATCAGGATGCTTTTTTGAAAGAAGATATTGATGTGATTGTAGCCACGATTGCTTTCGGAATGGGAATAGATAAACCGGATGTGCGCTTTGTGATTCATTATGACGTGCCGAAGAGTCTGGAAGGTTATTATCAGGAAACTGGACGTGCCGGACGCGACGGAGGTGAAGGACAATGCATCACGTTCTATTCGAACAAGGATTTGCAGAAACTGGAAAAGTTTATGCAGGGAAAGCCTATTTCGGAACAGGAAATCGGACGTCAGTTGTTGCAGGAAACAGCGGCATACGCTGAATCTTCAGTGTGTAGGAGGAAAATATTGTTGCATTATTTTGGTGAAGAATATACGGAAGATAATTGTGGTAATTGTGATAACTGTTTAAATCCAAAGAAACAAGTGGAGGCTCAGGATTCATTGTGTGCAGTGATTGAAGCGATCATTGCAGTTAAAGAGAACTTTAAGCAAGATTATATAATTGATATATTGTTGGGTAAGGAAACTTCCGAAGTGCTTGCGCACAAGCATGAGGATCTGGAAGTTTTCGGCTCTGGAATGGGAGAGGAAGAACGATTGTGGAATGCAGTCATTCGTCAGGCACTCATTGCAGGTTACTTGGCAAAAGATGTGGAAAACTATGGCTTGTTGAAGGTGACACCGGAAGGGCATAAGTTCTTGAAAAAGCCAAAGTCATTTAAGATAGTAGAGGATGCAGACTTTGATGAGGAGGAAGTAGACGAAACTCCGATGCGGAGTGGGGCTTCTTGTGCAGTCGATCCGGTATTGTATTCCATGCTGAAAGATTTGCGTAAGAAAATGTCGAAGAAACTGGATGTTCCTCCATACGTGATATTCCAGGATCCTTCTCTTGAAGCAATGGCTACGATTTATCCGGTGACTCTGGAAGAACTGCAGAACATTCCGGGAGTCGGAGCTGGAAAGGCAAAGCGTTATGGTCAGGAATTCTGTGAACTGATTAAAAAGCATTGTGACGAAAATGAAATCGATCGTCCGGAAGATTTGAGAGTACGTACGGTAGCCAACAAGTCAAAGCTGAAGGTTTCCATCATTCAGAGCATCGACCGTAAGGTAGCGTTGGATGACATTGCAGTGGCTAAAGGAATCGAATTCAGCGAACTGTTGGACGAGATTGAAGCCATCGTATATTCAGGTACCAAACTGAATATCGATTATTTCCTGGAGGAAATCATGGACGAAGACCACATGCAGGATATTTATGATTATTTCAAGGAATCGACCACAGACAAGATTGATGATGCCATGGATGAATTAGGCGATGACTATACGGAAGATGAAATCCGTTTGGTGCGTATCAAGTTTATCTCAGAAATGGCCAATTGA
- the clpP gene encoding ATP-dependent Clp endopeptidase proteolytic subunit ClpP produces the protein MDDFRKYATKHLGMNSMVLDDVIKSQAGYLNPYILEERQLNVTQLDVFSRLMMDRIIFLGTQIDDYTANTLQAQLLYLDSVDSGKDISIYINSPGGSVYAGLGIYDTMQFISSDVATICTGMAASMAAVLLVAGKEGKRSALTHSRVMIHQPMGGAQGQASDIEITAREIQKLKKELYTIIADHSHTDFDKVWADSDRDYWMTASEAKEYGMIDEVLSRKPSL, from the coding sequence ATGGATGATTTTAGAAAATATGCTACCAAGCATCTTGGAATGAACAGTATGGTGCTCGATGACGTCATTAAGTCACAGGCTGGATACTTGAATCCATATATCCTGGAAGAACGTCAGCTGAACGTGACACAGCTGGATGTGTTTTCCCGTCTGATGATGGATCGTATCATTTTTCTGGGTACTCAGATTGATGACTATACAGCCAATACATTGCAAGCACAGCTGTTATACCTGGATTCTGTGGATTCGGGGAAGGATATTTCCATTTACATCAACTCGCCGGGTGGCTCTGTGTATGCCGGTCTGGGCATCTATGATACCATGCAGTTTATCAGCAGTGATGTGGCGACAATCTGTACCGGTATGGCTGCTTCCATGGCAGCCGTGTTGCTGGTGGCAGGTAAAGAAGGTAAACGTTCAGCCTTGACGCACTCGCGCGTGATGATTCACCAGCCGATGGGGGGGGCTCAAGGACAGGCCTCAGATATTGAGATTACAGCTCGTGAGATTCAGAAGTTGAAGAAGGAACTATACACTATTATTGCAGACCATTCTCATACAGACTTTGACAAAGTATGGGCTGATTCTGACCGTGATTACTGGATGACAGCTTCAGAGGCGAAGGAATATGGCATGATTGATGAAGTGCTTTCACGTAAGCCTTCACTGTAA
- a CDS encoding peptidylprolyl isomerase has product MCRLVLLCLYLMCVGVTSYAEEREVVFRIDGEATSVEEFAHYYARIHAVNGISTEHFLPHFLYYKLKVADAKKQGWDTLPDFRLQCSVLQNEMGRERESHGLKSVPMKWVKFRQISILLPQHVSAVQERQARQRMDSVYTALKAGADFETLARNYSSEASASSPYADGEWIPEICLVKEFSEQLGTLKKNDFSAPFFSPLGIHVVCLLDCKQEDYPASKTDVANIPKEESEPDSIEWKQITEGLLAAYWDKRHVGASSGNVGNKELEDYFEAHKKEYAWDLPHFKGGVVYCLNKKAASKLKKKLKKLPLNEWKEKIDAFSKEDASLKAEVETGLFQIGSNPYVDKLAFKCGHFTPRTDLPYTFVLGKRLKKGPEDFTDVRSEVQRDYRLSMEKSRLEELQQRFRIEINQDILKTVNCSGKK; this is encoded by the coding sequence ATGTGTCGACTCGTATTATTATGCTTGTATCTGATGTGTGTGGGAGTGACTTCTTATGCGGAGGAGCGGGAAGTTGTGTTCCGGATTGACGGAGAAGCGACTTCTGTGGAGGAGTTTGCCCATTATTACGCGCGGATACATGCGGTGAATGGTATTTCAACCGAGCATTTTTTGCCGCATTTCTTGTATTATAAGCTGAAAGTGGCCGATGCCAAAAAACAAGGATGGGATACGTTGCCCGATTTCCGTTTGCAGTGCAGTGTCCTGCAAAATGAAATGGGTAGAGAGAGAGAGTCGCACGGGCTGAAATCTGTTCCCATGAAGTGGGTGAAATTTCGTCAGATATCCATTCTGTTGCCGCAGCATGTGTCGGCAGTACAGGAACGTCAGGCAAGGCAGCGCATGGATTCAGTCTATACGGCCTTGAAAGCAGGAGCCGATTTTGAAACCTTGGCACGCAATTATTCTTCAGAGGCCAGTGCTTCTTCTCCTTATGCAGATGGAGAGTGGATTCCTGAGATTTGTCTGGTAAAAGAATTTTCGGAGCAGTTGGGCACTCTGAAAAAGAATGACTTTTCTGCACCATTTTTTTCTCCGTTAGGCATTCATGTGGTTTGTCTGCTGGATTGTAAGCAAGAAGACTATCCTGCATCTAAGACTGATGTAGCCAATATTCCGAAAGAAGAGTCGGAACCTGATAGTATCGAGTGGAAACAAATCACAGAAGGGTTGTTGGCAGCCTATTGGGACAAGCGTCATGTGGGGGCTTCTTCAGGCAATGTCGGCAATAAAGAGTTGGAGGATTATTTTGAGGCTCATAAAAAGGAATATGCATGGGACCTTCCTCATTTTAAAGGTGGTGTAGTGTATTGCTTGAATAAAAAGGCCGCTTCTAAACTGAAGAAGAAGTTGAAGAAACTTCCCTTGAATGAATGGAAGGAGAAGATTGATGCCTTCTCGAAGGAGGATGCAAGTCTGAAAGCAGAGGTAGAGACCGGATTGTTTCAGATAGGAAGTAATCCTTATGTCGATAAGCTGGCATTTAAGTGCGGACATTTTACGCCTCGTACGGATTTGCCTTATACGTTTGTCTTGGGGAAACGTTTGAAGAAAGGGCCGGAAGACTTTACGGATGTACGTAGTGAAGTGCAGCGTGATTATCGTTTGTCAATGGAAAAATCCCGGTTGGAAGAATTGCAGCAACGTTTCAGAATTGAAATAAACCAAGACATTTTAAAAACCGTTAATTGTAGCGGAAAAAAGTAA
- the guaB gene encoding IMP dehydrogenase produces MSFIADKVVMDGLTYDDVLLIPAYSEVLPKTVELTTKFSRNIELKIPFVTAAMDTVTEAQMAIAIAREGGIGVIHKNMSIQEQARQVAIVKRAENGMIYDPVTIKRGSVVKDALDLMAEYKIGGIPVVDDENYLVGIVTNRDLRFEKDMNKRIDEVMTKENIVTTEPGTDMETASKILQENKIEKLPVVDKDGKLIGLITYKDITKAKDKPMACKDSKGRLRVAAGVGVTNDTFDRIEALVNAGADAIVIDTAHGHSMYVIEKLREAKKRFPNIDIVVGNVATGEAAKMLVEAGADAVKVGIGPGSICTTRVVAGVGVPQLTAVYDVAKALEGTGVPLIADGGLRYSGDVVKALAAGGYSVMIGSLVAGTEESPGDTIIFNGRKFKSYRGMGSLEAMENGSKDRYFQSGTTDVKKLVPEGIAARVPYKGSLYEVIYQLVGGLRAGMGYCGAHNIMELHNAKFTRITNAGVLESHPHDVSITSEAPNYSRPQ; encoded by the coding sequence ATGTCATTTATTGCAGATAAAGTTGTAATGGACGGATTAACTTACGATGATGTATTGTTGATTCCGGCCTATTCTGAAGTATTACCTAAAACAGTCGAACTCACGACTAAGTTTTCACGCAACATTGAGTTGAAAATTCCGTTTGTAACTGCAGCCATGGATACAGTTACCGAAGCACAGATGGCAATTGCGATTGCCCGTGAAGGCGGTATCGGTGTAATCCATAAGAACATGTCCATTCAGGAACAGGCTCGTCAGGTAGCTATCGTAAAGCGTGCTGAAAATGGAATGATTTACGACCCTGTAACCATAAAAAGAGGTTCAGTCGTAAAGGATGCACTTGATTTGATGGCTGAATACAAGATTGGAGGTATTCCTGTGGTGGATGATGAAAATTACCTGGTAGGTATCGTGACAAACCGCGATCTGCGTTTTGAAAAGGATATGAACAAGCGTATCGATGAGGTGATGACAAAAGAAAATATCGTGACTACAGAACCTGGAACAGACATGGAAACTGCTTCTAAGATTCTGCAGGAAAATAAGATTGAGAAACTTCCGGTGGTAGATAAAGACGGTAAGTTGATCGGTTTGATTACTTATAAGGATATTACCAAGGCAAAAGATAAACCGATGGCTTGCAAGGACTCTAAAGGACGTTTGCGTGTGGCTGCCGGTGTCGGTGTGACGAACGATACCTTCGACCGTATTGAGGCGTTGGTGAATGCCGGAGCAGATGCCATTGTCATCGATACGGCTCATGGCCATTCCATGTATGTCATTGAAAAATTAAGAGAGGCCAAGAAGCGCTTCCCAAATATTGATATTGTGGTAGGTAATGTGGCTACAGGTGAAGCAGCCAAGATGCTGGTAGAAGCGGGTGCTGATGCCGTGAAAGTGGGTATCGGTCCGGGTTCTATCTGTACGACTCGTGTGGTAGCCGGTGTAGGTGTTCCTCAGCTGACAGCTGTGTACGATGTCGCTAAAGCTTTGGAAGGAACGGGTGTTCCTTTGATTGCAGATGGTGGTTTGCGCTATTCTGGTGATGTGGTAAAAGCTTTGGCTGCCGGTGGTTATAGCGTAATGATTGGTTCTTTGGTTGCTGGTACGGAAGAATCTCCGGGCGACACAATTATCTTCAATGGCCGTAAGTTCAAATCCTATCGTGGTATGGGTTCTTTGGAAGCTATGGAAAATGGTTCAAAAGACCGTTACTTCCAGAGTGGAACTACCGATGTGAAGAAGCTGGTTCCGGAAGGTATTGCTGCGCGTGTGCCTTACAAAGGTTCTTTGTATGAGGTAATCTATCAGCTGGTAGGTGGTCTGCGTGCCGGTATGGGTTATTGCGGGGCACACAACATCATGGAACTGCATAATGCTAAGTTCACTCGCATCACTAATGCCGGAGTGCTGGAAAGCCATCCGCATGACGTCTCTATTACGAGTGAAGCGCCGAACTATAGCCGTCCTCAGTAA
- a CDS encoding peptidylprolyl isomerase has protein sequence MTGVLAFLFALTGTVPTMAQDNVIDEVVWVVGDEAILKSDVENERLNAQYEGRRFDGDPYCVIPEELAVQKLFLHQAEIDSIEVSDQEVLQQVESRIAWLTEQIGSKEKLEEYYNKTSTQIREMLRENIRDGLTVQEMQKKIVGDIKLTPAEVRNYFSRLPQDSIPFVPTQVEVQIITREPKIKEEEIERVKKELRDFTDRINKGETTFSTLARMYSEDPGSARRGGEYGFTGRGELTPEFANVVFNLTDPKKISKVFQTEYGYHIAQLIEKRGDRVSYRHILIKPRVDEKEIEAELNKLDTLANDIRKGKVTFDEAAIWVSQDKDTRNNHGLLANPQTSTSRFEMQQLAGLVSQEVAKTVEGMQIGEVSQPFTMINAKGKEVCAIVKLKNRIDGHKATISEDYQRLKDIVTANRSEEKLQKWIVEKQKNTYVRINPSWRKCDFKYPGWIKQ, from the coding sequence ATGACTGGCGTCTTGGCTTTCTTATTTGCCTTGACTGGAACAGTTCCCACGATGGCACAAGATAACGTGATTGACGAAGTGGTGTGGGTTGTCGGCGATGAAGCCATTCTTAAATCGGATGTAGAAAATGAACGTTTGAATGCCCAGTATGAAGGACGTCGTTTTGATGGTGACCCTTATTGCGTGATACCGGAAGAACTGGCCGTGCAGAAACTGTTCCTTCATCAGGCAGAGATAGATAGTATCGAAGTCAGTGACCAGGAAGTACTTCAGCAAGTGGAGTCACGAATTGCTTGGCTTACCGAACAGATTGGTTCAAAGGAAAAACTGGAGGAATATTATAACAAGACTTCTACTCAGATTCGGGAGATGCTGCGTGAGAATATCCGCGACGGACTGACCGTGCAGGAGATGCAGAAAAAGATTGTGGGAGACATCAAGCTGACTCCGGCGGAAGTGAGAAACTATTTCAGCCGTTTGCCGCAGGATAGTATTCCGTTTGTCCCGACCCAGGTAGAGGTGCAGATTATTACGCGTGAACCTAAGATCAAGGAGGAAGAAATAGAACGGGTAAAGAAGGAATTGCGTGATTTTACGGATCGTATCAATAAGGGAGAGACAACTTTCTCTACCTTGGCACGTATGTATTCCGAAGATCCGGGTTCTGCCCGTCGAGGAGGTGAATATGGCTTTACAGGGCGTGGAGAGCTGACTCCGGAATTTGCCAATGTGGTATTCAACCTGACAGACCCCAAGAAAATTTCGAAAGTATTCCAGACAGAATATGGTTATCACATTGCCCAGCTGATTGAAAAACGTGGTGACCGCGTGAGCTACCGTCATATCTTGATTAAGCCCCGTGTGGATGAAAAGGAAATTGAAGCAGAACTGAATAAACTGGATACCTTGGCAAATGACATCCGTAAAGGAAAAGTGACGTTTGATGAGGCTGCTATATGGGTATCTCAGGATAAGGATACACGTAACAACCACGGTTTGCTGGCCAACCCTCAGACTTCTACTTCCCGTTTCGAGATGCAGCAGCTGGCCGGATTGGTTTCACAGGAAGTGGCCAAAACCGTAGAAGGTATGCAGATTGGAGAGGTTTCTCAGCCGTTTACCATGATCAATGCCAAAGGTAAGGAAGTGTGTGCTATCGTCAAGTTGAAAAACCGTATTGATGGACACAAAGCCACAATTTCGGAAGACTATCAGCGTCTGAAAGATATTGTAACTGCCAACCGTAGTGAAGAAAAACTGCAGAAGTGGATTGTAGAGAAACAGAAAAATACATACGTACGAATCAATCCGTCTTGGCGTAAATGTGATTTTAAATATCCGGGATGGATTAAACAGTGA
- a CDS encoding ABC transporter ATP-binding protein — MIQLKSICKSFEGRTVLENIDFSFDSGKTNLIIGQSGSGKTVLMKCIVGLLTPECGEILYDGRNLLEMGKKEKKALRREMGMIFQSAALFDSLSVLENVMFPLDMFSNDTYRDRVKRAQFCLDRVNLMDAQSKYPGEISGGMQKRVAIARAIALQPKYLFCDEPNSGLDPKTSLVIDDLIHSITTEYNMTTIINTHDMNSVMGIGDSILYIYQGHKEWEGTKDEVFNATNERLNNFIFASDLLQKVKKEENSKAQKL; from the coding sequence ATGATACAGTTAAAATCTATATGCAAGTCGTTTGAAGGACGTACAGTCCTTGAAAATATTGATTTTTCGTTCGATAGTGGGAAAACGAACCTGATTATCGGGCAGAGCGGATCTGGTAAGACAGTGCTGATGAAATGTATTGTAGGACTGCTTACCCCGGAATGTGGAGAAATCCTCTATGACGGGCGCAACCTGCTGGAGATGGGGAAGAAAGAAAAGAAAGCTTTGCGGAGGGAAATGGGGATGATTTTTCAAAGTGCGGCTTTGTTTGACTCCTTGTCGGTGCTGGAAAATGTGATGTTTCCGTTGGATATGTTTTCCAATGACACCTATCGGGATCGGGTGAAACGTGCACAGTTCTGTCTGGATCGGGTGAACTTGATGGATGCTCAGTCGAAGTATCCGGGAGAAATCAGCGGAGGTATGCAGAAGCGTGTAGCTATAGCGCGGGCCATTGCCCTCCAGCCTAAATACCTGTTTTGTGATGAACCGAACTCCGGACTTGACCCCAAGACTTCGCTGGTGATTGATGACTTGATTCACAGTATTACTACGGAATATAATATGACTACCATTATCAATACCCATGACATGAATTCTGTGATGGGGATAGGGGATAGTATCTTATATATTTATCAAGGCCACAAGGAGTGGGAAGGCACGAAAGATGAGGTGTTCAATGCCACGAATGAGCGTTTGAATAACTTTATATTTGCTTCCGATTTGTTGCAGAAGGTGAAAAAGGAAGAGAACAGCAAGGCGCAAAAACTTTAG
- the tig gene encoding trigger factor codes for MNISLQNVDNVSAVLTVQIEKADYQEKVEKALKTLRQRVNMPGFRKGMVPMGLIKKQYGTSVLLEEVDKLLQEKVGEYIRDNKVNMLGTPLPKENNANFETDENFEFSFDIALAPEFNVELSNNDTIDYYDINVTDEMVDQQVKMYTQRTAKYDKVEDYQDNDMLKGLLAELDENGNTKENGLQVEGAVMMPTYMKNDEQKAIFNGAKVNTVLVFNPSVAFDNNEAELASLLKIKKEEVANYKGNFSFQIEEITRMIPGDLNQELFDQVLGEGKAHNEEEFRAQIKEVIAKQFESDSDYKFLLDVRTYLAGKVGKLQFADELMKRIMLENNKDKGEEFVSENYEKSLDELTWHLIKEKLVAANNIKVEQADITNMAKEATRAQFAQYGMINVPDELLENYSKEMLKKRESVEALVNRVIEAKLSEILKGQVTLNHKAVSAEEFNKMFQ; via the coding sequence ATGAATATTTCATTGCAAAATGTAGACAATGTAAGTGCTGTACTTACTGTCCAGATTGAAAAAGCTGATTATCAGGAAAAGGTTGAAAAAGCACTGAAAACGCTTCGTCAGAGAGTAAATATGCCGGGATTCCGTAAGGGAATGGTTCCTATGGGATTGATTAAGAAACAGTATGGAACTTCTGTATTGCTGGAAGAAGTAGACAAGCTGTTGCAGGAAAAAGTAGGCGAATATATCCGCGACAATAAAGTAAATATGTTGGGTACTCCGCTGCCGAAGGAAAACAACGCAAACTTCGAAACAGACGAAAACTTCGAATTCTCTTTCGACATCGCTTTGGCTCCTGAATTCAACGTAGAATTGTCTAACAATGATACAATTGACTACTATGACATCAATGTAACGGATGAAATGGTAGACCAGCAGGTGAAGATGTACACTCAGCGTACTGCCAAATATGACAAAGTAGAAGATTATCAGGACAACGACATGCTGAAAGGTCTGTTGGCCGAACTGGACGAAAACGGCAATACAAAAGAAAACGGTCTTCAGGTAGAAGGTGCAGTGATGATGCCTACTTACATGAAGAACGACGAACAGAAAGCTATTTTCAATGGCGCAAAAGTAAATACAGTATTGGTATTCAATCCGTCGGTTGCTTTTGACAACAATGAGGCAGAACTGGCTTCTCTGTTGAAAATCAAGAAAGAAGAAGTGGCTAACTACAAAGGCAACTTCAGCTTCCAGATTGAAGAAATCACTCGTATGATTCCGGGTGACCTGAATCAGGAACTGTTCGATCAGGTTCTGGGTGAAGGAAAAGCTCACAACGAAGAAGAATTCCGTGCTCAGATCAAGGAAGTGATTGCAAAACAGTTTGAATCAGACAGCGATTACAAGTTCCTGCTGGATGTACGTACTTATCTGGCTGGCAAGGTGGGCAAATTGCAGTTTGCTGATGAGCTGATGAAGCGTATCATGTTGGAAAACAACAAGGATAAAGGTGAAGAATTCGTTTCTGAAAACTACGAAAAGAGCTTGGACGAATTGACTTGGCACCTGATTAAGGAAAAATTGGTGGCAGCTAACAACATTAAGGTTGAACAGGCTGATATCACCAATATGGCAAAAGAAGCTACTCGTGCTCAGTTCGCTCAGTACGGCATGATCAATGTGCCTGATGAATTGTTGGAAAACTATTCGAAGGAAATGTTGAAGAAGCGTGAAAGTGTAGAAGCTTTGGTGAACCGTGTCATTGAAGCAAAACTTTCGGAAATTCTGAAAGGTCAGGTAACATTGAATCATAAGGCTGTTTCTGCAGAAGAATTCAACAAAATGTTTCAATAA